A single region of the Triticum dicoccoides isolate Atlit2015 ecotype Zavitan chromosome 2B, WEW_v2.0, whole genome shotgun sequence genome encodes:
- the LOC119362206 gene encoding neural Wiskott-Aldrich syndrome protein-like: protein MPPLASSLLLSRSAVGPDHARATAATAAAISRPAAAAAELPPLHPRPPPPRPHSSSPAAARARTGPSRRASQAASSAAAAPPPAPRPPPPPSSSADSPPPGRRTRMMKSSRASPSREGEPTSASTTACLRSPIRGLSCGEEEQGQERLQQAQAPPERRLSPHMESVLKDDAIQDKGERARMESKDKFEVQIHEAKCKAVMHCDTVEIVTLERIYCYLY from the exons ATGCCTCCCCTCGCcagctccctcctcctctcccgctccGCCGTGGGGCCCGACCACGCGcgggccaccgccgccaccgcggccGCGATCTCCAGGCCCGCTGCGGCCGCTGCGGAGCTACCCCCTCTGCACCCGCGCCCTCCCCCGCCCCGTCCCCACTCCTCGTCGCCCGCGGCGGCCAGGGCCCGCACGGGGCCTTCACGTCGGGCTTCGCAGGCTGCCTCTTCGGCGGCCGCCGCGCCACCGCCCGCTCctcgtcctccgccgccgccgtcttcgaGCGCCGATTCGCCTCCGCCG GGACGAAGAACTCGTATGATGAAGTCCTCACGAGCCTCGCCAAGCCGGGAGGGGGAGCCGACTTCGGCAAGTACTACAGCCTGCCTGCGCTCGCCGATCCGTGGATTG AGTTGTGGTGAAGAAGAGCAAGGCCAAGAAAGACTCCAACAAGCCCAAGCGCCCCCTGAGCGCCGTCTTAGTCCTCAT ATGGAGAGCGTGCTCAAGGATGATGCCATCCAGGATAAGGGCGAGCGCGCCAGGATG GAGAGCAAGGACAAATTTGAAGTGCAAATCCATGAAGCCAAGTGCAAAGCTGTGATGCATTGTGATACTGTAGAGATTGTGACATTGGAACGGATTTACTGTTATTTGTATTGA